The proteins below come from a single Spirochaetia bacterium 38H-sp genomic window:
- a CDS encoding TIGR00282 family metallophosphoesterase: MADTISALIIGDIIGHPGMRALFAGLSSLIKKYSADIVLVNAENAADGFGLSAEQAQKLLDMSVDVITTGNHIWHDESVFEFMDRSERIVRPANYPKGAPGKGSTLYDKGDITIGVLNILGRQRLWTVDCPFKKATEELKKLRQKTNLIFVDFHAESTAEKEAMGFYLDGKVTAVVGTHTHVQTADERILPGGTAYITDLGATSPEGTVIGFDAELAVKRVTTQVPHQLNVVDAPATICGVHVVADKSSGKALSIERLQVNMGL; the protein is encoded by the coding sequence GTGGCGGATACAATATCAGCACTTATTATAGGGGACATAATAGGACATCCTGGGATGAGGGCTCTTTTTGCGGGGCTTTCTTCTCTTATAAAGAAATATTCTGCAGACATTGTTCTGGTAAATGCAGAAAATGCTGCGGATGGTTTTGGGCTTTCTGCGGAGCAGGCTCAGAAGTTGCTTGATATGAGTGTGGACGTAATTACTACTGGTAATCACATATGGCATGATGAGTCTGTGTTTGAATTTATGGATAGGAGCGAGCGCATAGTAAGACCCGCCAACTATCCCAAAGGTGCGCCGGGTAAAGGTTCTACTTTGTATGACAAGGGTGATATAACCATAGGGGTTCTCAACATACTGGGCAGACAGAGACTGTGGACAGTGGATTGTCCTTTTAAAAAGGCAACAGAGGAGCTAAAAAAGCTGCGTCAGAAGACCAATCTCATCTTTGTGGATTTTCATGCTGAGTCAACAGCAGAAAAAGAGGCTATGGGCTTCTATCTTGACGGGAAAGTTACTGCAGTAGTTGGTACCCATACTCATGTGCAGACAGCGGATGAAAGGATTCTCCCAGGTGGAACGGCTTATATAACGGACTTGGGTGCTACATCTCCGGAAGGGACTGTTATTGGCTTTGATGCAGAGCTTGCAGTAAAGCGTGTTACCACCCAAGTGCCGCATCAGCTCAATGTTGTGGATGCACCTGCAACGATTTGCGGAGTCCATGTTGTTGCTGATAAGTCAAGTGGCAAGGCTCTCTCTATAGAGAGACTACAGGTCAATATGGGACTCTGA
- a CDS encoding endo-1,4-beta-xylanase: MSKKYFYIFVCIVFVLVSGCKSDAGGQPDFDMTDYRPMAQVYKDYFYIGAAVKLGEYDSTPFYDAYPASVLESFNSFSAENGMKPDNVYSSDGSFDFTYGDRLVKYASEHGAVVRGHTLVWHYQSDNVFKEKRSKEEAREFLQKYIDTVVGHFRGKIYAWDVVNEAVGDGGQWRTDSPWYRYYGGPEYIRDAFVFAQKADPDALHFYNDYNMVNSTKRARVIKMIKDLDLISAGLDGIGIQAHWNLYWPSAAEIEKAIKAFADMGLLIHITELDIDCYNGNPSMGEIKYTSSLEKQLADRYAEIFSVFRKYSQYIDSVTFWGIGDEDSWLNYYSGGRFFDSPRNNYPLLFDRDNKPKKAFFAASAF, from the coding sequence ATGAGTAAGAAATATTTTTATATCTTTGTTTGTATTGTTTTTGTACTTGTATCAGGCTGTAAAAGCGATGCCGGCGGGCAGCCTGATTTTGACATGACAGATTATCGTCCTATGGCCCAGGTTTACAAGGACTACTTTTACATTGGTGCTGCAGTAAAACTTGGTGAGTATGACAGTACTCCGTTTTACGATGCATATCCTGCCTCTGTCCTTGAGAGTTTTAACAGCTTTTCTGCAGAAAATGGGATGAAGCCTGATAATGTTTATAGCTCTGACGGGAGCTTTGATTTTACTTATGGAGATAGGCTTGTAAAGTATGCCTCCGAGCATGGCGCAGTTGTAAGAGGGCATACGCTTGTGTGGCATTATCAGTCGGACAATGTTTTTAAAGAAAAGCGCAGTAAAGAAGAAGCGAGAGAGTTTTTGCAGAAATATATCGATACAGTTGTGGGCCATTTTAGGGGTAAAATTTATGCATGGGATGTTGTAAACGAGGCTGTAGGCGACGGTGGGCAGTGGAGAACGGATTCTCCTTGGTACAGATACTACGGTGGTCCAGAATATATCCGGGATGCTTTTGTTTTTGCTCAGAAGGCAGATCCCGATGCTCTGCACTTTTATAACGACTATAACATGGTAAACAGTACAAAAAGGGCACGTGTTATAAAGATGATAAAGGACCTTGATCTTATATCCGCAGGTTTGGATGGTATAGGTATACAGGCTCACTGGAACCTCTATTGGCCTAGTGCTGCAGAAATAGAGAAAGCTATCAAAGCATTTGCGGATATGGGGTTGCTTATCCACATAACAGAACTGGATATAGACTGCTACAATGGTAATCCGTCTATGGGAGAGATAAAGTACACGTCATCGCTAGAAAAACAGCTTGCAGACAGATACGCGGAGATTTTTTCTGTTTTTAGAAAATATTCGCAGTATATTGATTCTGTAACTTTCTGGGGAATAGGCGATGAGGACTCATGGCTCAACTATTACTCTGGTGGGAGGTTCTTTGACAGCCCCAGAAACAATTATCCACTTCTTTTTGATAGGGATAATAAGCCTAAAAAAGCTTTTTTTGCAGCCTCCGCTTTTTGA
- the ligA gene encoding NAD-dependent DNA ligase LigA: MDEKEIKKEMDRLISVLEKANYQYYVLGRPELTDNEYDSLLEKLKRLEEKYPHLAREDSPTKRVGSDLASDFPEVEHSIPVLSLDKAYSTLDVRAWIDRIRKTETGDFAITAEEKIDGISLVLYYRNGLLSQAVTRGNGRKGNDITANAKTIRQIPLSIPVQEEVIVRGEVYLPVRFFDEINKKMEVPYANPRNLAGGVLRRIKSSEVAAVPLHFFAYEAIFDSAPDSYSDILNLLREWKFSVNDNFFRADTSLGYDKLFSAIEEFIKKETERRDYLDYQIDGLVFKLDSISMRERLGHTEHHPRWAIAYKFEAPQAVTELLRIDVQVGRTGRLTPVARLKPVELSGSVISNVTLHNQDYVQALELSPGDIVGISKRGDVIPAIEKVVEKAENSPPVWSMPQTCPVCGSQVEKKGSHHFCSNFDCPAQIKGRLKFFVSPRQMDIAVLGNETIEYLVDKGHIKNISDLYYFDYTVLISEQGFGEKKISQIIKGIEDSKKLPFSRLLIALGIPDIGPSVVKALVDNNLADIDELKKIAEERDITRLTAIEGVGESTANQLIKWFSDERFLSELESLQKAGFSLREKPEEKKDGIFSGQTWCITGSFNNFNPRSKAQKLIEDNGGKVTSTVSGKTTHLLAGESAGSKLAKARELGIKIVTEDEFISMLDSVKNSDKNKNQQPELF, encoded by the coding sequence ATGGATGAAAAAGAAATAAAAAAAGAGATGGACAGGCTTATTTCCGTACTGGAAAAAGCCAATTATCAGTATTATGTACTGGGAAGACCTGAGCTAACCGACAATGAGTACGACAGTCTTCTGGAAAAACTCAAAAGACTGGAAGAAAAATATCCTCATCTAGCAAGAGAAGACTCTCCAACAAAAAGGGTAGGTTCTGATCTTGCATCGGATTTCCCAGAAGTAGAGCATAGCATACCCGTATTAAGCCTTGATAAAGCATATAGCACTTTAGACGTACGTGCATGGATTGACAGGATAAGAAAAACAGAGACAGGTGATTTTGCTATAACAGCAGAAGAAAAAATAGATGGAATCTCACTTGTTCTTTATTATCGCAATGGACTTCTTTCTCAGGCTGTGACACGTGGCAACGGCAGAAAAGGCAACGACATAACAGCCAATGCAAAAACCATAAGGCAAATCCCTCTCTCCATACCGGTACAAGAAGAAGTAATAGTCAGAGGAGAAGTATACCTACCAGTGCGATTCTTTGACGAGATAAACAAAAAAATGGAAGTTCCGTATGCCAATCCCAGAAACCTTGCAGGAGGTGTTCTAAGAAGAATAAAAAGCAGCGAAGTTGCAGCTGTCCCCTTGCACTTTTTTGCATATGAGGCAATCTTTGACTCGGCTCCGGATAGCTATAGTGATATTCTTAACCTTTTGAGAGAATGGAAGTTCTCCGTAAACGACAATTTTTTTAGAGCTGATACCAGCTTGGGATATGATAAATTATTTTCTGCCATAGAAGAATTTATAAAAAAAGAAACAGAACGGAGAGATTATCTTGATTATCAAATTGACGGCCTAGTATTTAAGTTGGACAGCATATCCATGAGAGAACGTCTTGGTCATACAGAGCATCATCCCAGATGGGCAATCGCCTATAAGTTTGAAGCACCACAGGCAGTAACTGAGCTGCTAAGGATAGACGTACAGGTAGGCCGCACGGGAAGACTCACGCCCGTAGCAAGACTAAAACCCGTGGAGCTTTCCGGCTCTGTTATCTCCAACGTAACATTGCATAATCAGGATTATGTACAGGCTCTTGAGCTTTCCCCCGGAGACATAGTAGGCATATCCAAGAGAGGCGATGTAATCCCAGCAATAGAAAAAGTAGTTGAAAAAGCAGAAAACTCCCCTCCTGTCTGGTCTATGCCACAAACTTGTCCTGTTTGTGGCTCACAAGTTGAGAAAAAAGGTTCTCACCACTTTTGCAGCAATTTTGACTGTCCTGCTCAAATAAAAGGCAGACTCAAGTTCTTTGTAAGTCCCAGACAAATGGACATAGCAGTACTTGGGAACGAAACCATAGAGTACCTTGTTGACAAAGGACATATAAAAAATATCTCTGACTTGTATTATTTTGATTATACTGTTCTTATATCTGAGCAAGGATTTGGTGAAAAAAAGATTTCTCAGATAATAAAAGGCATAGAAGACAGTAAAAAACTGCCTTTCTCCCGCCTGCTTATTGCTCTTGGCATCCCTGATATAGGTCCATCTGTGGTAAAAGCTCTTGTAGACAACAACCTTGCAGACATAGATGAGCTCAAAAAAATAGCAGAAGAACGAGACATAACACGTCTTACAGCCATTGAGGGGGTAGGAGAATCCACTGCAAACCAGCTCATAAAGTGGTTTTCTGATGAGCGTTTTCTGTCAGAGCTTGAGAGCCTACAGAAAGCCGGCTTTTCTCTTAGAGAGAAGCCCGAGGAGAAAAAGGACGGTATCTTTAGCGGTCAGACATGGTGTATCACAGGCAGCTTTAACAACTTTAACCCCCGTTCCAAAGCACAGAAACTTATAGAAGATAACGGTGGCAAAGTCACATCTACTGTATCAGGCAAAACTACCCATCTTCTTGCAGGAGAATCTGCAGGCTCCAAACTTGCAAAAGCCAGGGAGCTTGGCATCAAAATCGTTACAGAAGATGAGTTTATTTCTATGCTTGATTCTGTAAAAAACTCTGACAAAAATAAAAATCAGCAGCCAGAACTTTTTTAA